A window from Pseudomonadales bacterium encodes these proteins:
- a CDS encoding CoA transferase, with the protein MDQLFDDVRILDLSEGIPGPFASRIFADYGADVIKVESPGGDPARRHGPFPGDRPDPEASALFLHLNRNKRGITLDITSASGAELLRKLVKSADIVVESFAPGHLAACGLGFETLREIKPDLVLASLTPFGQDGPYAGYQGNDIIYYALGGMNMTGDAELYPIKKAASMVEHQVGNNLALAMAAGFMAARYQGRGQHIDLAAAEVQQTSVDRRAQLLLGHAYSGESSSRESLSAGALPSGIFPCRDGYVQVMTTPAWAERMARTLNRPDFMKRLAEPGALYSMEFKAEIDAVFQPWLAAHTRHELFQQALANQWPVYPINTIKDLMEDAHFRSREFWIEQEHPVVGPLTYPGPLARMESGFALRWPSPRLGEHNQAIYGTELGLSGAELSRLKAAGVI; encoded by the coding sequence ATGGACCAGCTGTTTGACGACGTTCGCATTCTCGATCTCTCCGAGGGGATCCCCGGTCCCTTTGCCAGCCGCATCTTTGCCGACTACGGCGCCGACGTCATCAAGGTCGAATCACCCGGCGGTGACCCGGCACGGCGGCATGGCCCCTTTCCGGGTGACCGCCCCGATCCAGAGGCCAGTGCACTCTTTCTGCATCTCAACCGCAACAAGCGTGGCATCACGCTCGACATCACCAGTGCCAGTGGTGCGGAGCTGCTGCGCAAACTGGTGAAGAGTGCCGACATTGTGGTGGAGAGCTTCGCGCCCGGCCATCTGGCCGCCTGCGGTCTCGGCTTCGAGACGCTGCGTGAGATCAAGCCCGATCTGGTGCTGGCCAGCCTGACCCCCTTTGGCCAGGATGGCCCCTATGCCGGCTATCAGGGCAACGACATCATCTACTACGCCCTGGGCGGCATGAACATGACCGGGGATGCCGAGCTCTATCCGATCAAGAAGGCCGCCTCGATGGTCGAGCATCAGGTGGGCAACAATCTGGCGCTGGCGATGGCGGCCGGTTTCATGGCTGCCCGCTATCAGGGGCGTGGCCAGCACATCGATCTGGCCGCGGCCGAGGTGCAGCAGACCAGCGTCGACCGTCGCGCCCAATTGCTGCTGGGCCATGCCTACAGCGGAGAGTCGTCGAGTCGCGAGTCGCTCTCGGCCGGTGCGCTGCCCTCGGGCATCTTCCCCTGCCGCGATGGCTATGTGCAGGTGATGACCACCCCGGCCTGGGCGGAGCGGATGGCACGCACCCTCAACCGGCCCGACTTCATGAAACGGCTGGCCGAACCGGGCGCACTCTACAGCATGGAGTTCAAGGCCGAGATCGACGCGGTGTTCCAGCCCTGGCTTGCGGCCCACACCCGGCATGAGCTGTTCCAGCAGGCGCTGGCCAACCAGTGGCCGGTCTATCCGATCAACACCATCAAGGATCTGATGGAGGATGCCCACTTCCGCAGCCGTGAATTCTGGATCGAACAGGAGCATCCGGTGGTCGGCCCGCTGACCTATCCGGGCCCCTTGGCCCGCATGGAGAGCGGCTTTGCGCTGCGCTGGCCATCGCCACGACTGGGCGAGCACAACCAGGCCATCTACGGCACTGAACTGGGTTTGAGCGGCGCCGAACT